A genome region from Microbacterium sp. CGR2 includes the following:
- a CDS encoding ABC transporter permease has translation MTIAPVVIAPAIAKKPGGIGRARELGIFAALLLVVIAATVKNPNFLFSPDGWRDLLLTPSILVLVAVGQAIVIITRNVDLSVGSIMGLTAFLTGRLFIDIPGIPIWIVVIASVVFGALLGLINGALVAFAKVPAMVITLGTLYAYRGINVLWTGSDQIHPSDLPKEFLGLGTQQILTIPVLSIVALIVLALAAWYMRNTRGGREYYAIGSDPAAAELYGLQVTRRVLSAFVLSGALAGLAGVFYVTRYGSVSSQVGSGWELDAVGAAVIGGIAITGGVGSVWGAAIGAMLLMTINRALPILGIPDFWQRAVVGVLIIGAIVLDRVLAVRQKRQLIEARDES, from the coding sequence GTGACCATCGCACCTGTCGTGATCGCTCCGGCGATCGCCAAGAAGCCGGGCGGGATCGGCCGAGCACGTGAACTGGGCATCTTCGCCGCGCTCCTGCTCGTCGTCATCGCTGCCACGGTGAAGAACCCGAACTTCCTGTTCAGCCCCGACGGCTGGCGTGACCTGCTGCTGACACCGTCGATCCTGGTGCTCGTCGCCGTCGGTCAGGCCATCGTCATCATCACGCGCAACGTCGACCTCTCGGTCGGCTCCATCATGGGGCTCACTGCATTCCTCACCGGACGACTGTTCATCGACATCCCCGGCATCCCGATCTGGATCGTGGTGATCGCGTCCGTCGTCTTCGGCGCTCTGCTGGGCCTGATCAACGGCGCTCTGGTGGCGTTCGCCAAGGTGCCCGCGATGGTCATCACGCTGGGCACCCTGTACGCCTATCGAGGTATCAACGTGCTCTGGACGGGCAGCGATCAGATCCATCCGTCAGATCTGCCCAAGGAGTTCCTGGGGTTGGGAACGCAGCAGATCCTGACCATCCCGGTGCTCTCGATCGTCGCGCTCATCGTGCTCGCGCTCGCCGCCTGGTACATGCGCAACACACGCGGTGGTCGCGAGTACTACGCGATCGGCTCCGACCCGGCCGCAGCCGAGCTCTACGGGCTCCAGGTCACACGGCGCGTCCTCAGTGCGTTCGTCCTCTCCGGAGCTCTCGCGGGTCTGGCCGGGGTCTTCTACGTGACGAGGTACGGATCGGTGAGCTCTCAGGTGGGTTCCGGCTGGGAGCTGGATGCCGTCGGCGCCGCAGTCATCGGCGGTATCGCGATCACCGGTGGGGTGGGCTCGGTATGGGGCGCGGCGATCGGCGCGATGCTGCTGATGACCATCAACAGGGCGCTGCCGATCCTCGGCATCCCGGACTTCTGGCAGCGCGCCGTGGTGGGGGTGCTCATCATCGGGGCCATCGTGCTCGACCGGGTTCTCGCAGTGAGACAGAAACGGCAGCTGATCGAGGCGAGGGACGAATCATGA